One Ethanoligenens harbinense YUAN-3 genomic window carries:
- a CDS encoding LCP family protein yields the protein MQKAQAISARIRQFWPWLALTAAALLLAAGAGLYAVLYQPAQPASRSLEIVPSDSFNLLFVLTDPDSGAPLLFALIGLDAPDKHLTVMPLPEALSVRGGTLLDLFGGSGPTRTSAACAETLGVPVDYYWVQDSTSFAQVVDLNGGVDCTLPAAVDARVPHGAQVQADSGVQHLNGMKVEAVAGYAAYTDPTDRLAAQGAVLQALLRETCNAQDLAPDSFGNRFDMAKTTFSMNDLLSKTRALEQAAASGGRVDVLLPAWRDSGAFTLSAAEKKQAEKAFGRQNRRYAP from the coding sequence ATGCAGAAAGCACAGGCGATTTCCGCTCGTATCCGGCAATTTTGGCCATGGCTTGCGCTGACGGCGGCGGCGCTGTTGCTCGCGGCGGGGGCCGGACTGTATGCGGTTTTGTATCAGCCCGCGCAACCGGCGTCCCGTTCGCTGGAAATTGTACCCTCCGACTCGTTCAATCTTTTGTTTGTACTCACAGACCCCGATTCGGGCGCGCCGCTTTTGTTTGCGCTCATCGGGCTGGACGCGCCGGACAAACACCTGACGGTGATGCCGCTGCCGGAGGCGCTCTCCGTGCGTGGCGGCACGTTGTTGGATCTGTTCGGCGGGAGCGGCCCCACGCGAACGTCCGCCGCCTGTGCGGAAACTCTGGGGGTGCCGGTGGACTATTACTGGGTGCAGGACAGCACATCGTTTGCGCAGGTGGTCGATCTGAACGGCGGCGTGGACTGCACGCTGCCCGCGGCGGTGGATGCCCGCGTGCCACATGGCGCGCAGGTGCAGGCGGACAGCGGAGTTCAGCACCTTAATGGTATGAAGGTGGAGGCTGTCGCGGGCTATGCGGCCTATACGGATCCGACCGACAGGCTGGCGGCGCAGGGCGCCGTGTTGCAGGCGCTGCTGCGGGAAACCTGCAACGCGCAGGACCTCGCGCCGGATTCGTTCGGCAATCGGTTCGATATGGCCAAAACGACGTTTTCCATGAATGACCTGCTGAGCAAGACGCGGGCGCTGGAGCAGGCGGCGGCGTCCGGCGGACGGGTGGATGTCCTGCTGCCCGCCTGGCGTGACAGCGGGGCGTTCACCCTTTCCGCCGCGGAAAAAAAGCAGGCGGAAAAGGCGTTCGGCAGGCAGAACCGGCGGTATGCACCCTGA